GCATGCAGCGCTCGATCTCGCAGCCGCTGCTGCAACTGGCACAGACCGCCGACGCGGTGGCCGCCGACGGCGACCACGGCCGCCGCGTGCAGCTCGACCAGCGCGACGAGGTGGGCGAGCTGGCCGCGCGCTTCAACGCCATGCTGGGCGAGCTGGAGGCGCGCGAGAACGAGCTCGAGCAGCACCGCGACCGCCTCGAGCAGCAGGTCGAGCAGCGCACCACCCAGCTGCGCACCGCCAAGGAGCAGGCCGAGGCCGCCAACGTGGCCAAGAGCCGCTTCCTGGCCAACATGAGCCACGAGATCCGCACGCCGATGAACGGCGTGATCGGCATGGCCGATCTGCTGCAGGCCACCTCGCTGACCGAGACCCAGCGCCGATACGCTGATTCGCTGCGCCAGTCGGCCGAGTCGCTGCTGGCGCTGCTCAACGATGTGCTCGACCTGTCCAAGATCGAGGCCGACAAGCTCGAGCTGGTCGACGAGCCCTACAGCCCGGCCCAGCTGCTCGAGCAGGCCACGCTGCTGTTCGCGCCGCAGGCGGCGCAAAAGGGCCTGGCCCTGGTGTGCCGGCTGGGGCCGGGCGTGCCCGACTTCGTGCGTGGCGACGGCCACCGCGTGCGCCAGATCCTCACCAACTTCCTGAACAACGCGCTCAAGTTCACCGACAGCGGCCAGATCGTCATCGCGCTTGAATCGCTGGTGGCCGAGCCCGACGCCGGCCCCTGGGCCAGCGCCGATCCTGCGGGGCGGCGCCTGCGCCTGTCGGTCACCGATTCGGGCATTGGCGTGGCGCCGGCCGCCCAGGCGCGGCTGTTCCAGCGCTTCATGCAGGCCGACAACACCACCACCCGCCTGTACGGCGGCACCGGCCTGGGCCTGGTGATCTGCCGCGAGCTGGCCGACCGCATGGGCGGCCAGGTGGGCCTGGCCAGCGCGGCCGGCCAGGGCAGCAGCTTCTGGGTCGAGCTGGCCGAGCGCGAGTGCGCGCCGCCGCCTGGCCAGGTGGCCCCGCCGCGCGGCCGGGTGCCGGCCGGCACCCGCGTGCTGCTGGGCGTGCGCCACGACGCCACCCGCGCCGCGCTGGCCGAGCTGCTGGCGGCCGCCGGTGCCCAGGTGCTCGAGGCGCCGGGCGAGGTGGCGCTGGACGCCGCGCTGATCGCCGCGCCCGATGCCTTCGGCCTGGTGGTCATCGACAGCCGCCTGCCCGCCGCCGGCACCGACGAACGCCTGCGCGCGCTGCGCCAGCGCTGCGGCACGGCCACCCGCCTGGTCACGCTGGTGCCCATGCACACCGGCGGCGACGTGGCGCTCGACGAGCGCGAGGCCGACGGCGTGCTGCTGCGCCCGGTCACGCGCAGCGCGCTGGCGGCGCTGCTCGAGCGCCTGTTCGCGCCGCGCCGGCCGCGCCGCAGCGGCACCCAGCCGGCCGCGGCGGTGCCGCCGCGCTTTGACGCCCGGGTGCTGCTGGTCGAGGACGCCCCGCTCAACCGCGAGATCGCCACCGCGCTGCTGCAAGGCCTGGGCTGCCGCGTCACCACCGCCGACAACGGCCTGCAGGCGCTGGCCCGGCTGGCCGGCGACAGCCGTTTCGACCTGGTGCTGATGGACTGCCAGATGCCCGAGATGGACGGCTACGAGGCCGCCCGCGCCATCCGCAGTCGCGAGGCCGCCGAGCGCGCCGCCGGCAGCACCGCGGCGCCGCTGGACATCGTGGCGCTGACCGCCAATGCGCTGTCGGGCGACCGCGAGGCCTGTCTGGCCGCCGGCATGGACGACTACCTGGCCAAGCCGATCACCGCGGCCCGCCTGGCCGAGATGCTGGCGCGCCACCTGCAACCGCCCGCGCAGCCCCAGCCGCAGCCCCAGCCGCAGCCGCAGCCGCAGCCGCAGCCGGCCGTGGCCGCCACCGTGGCCGCGCTGTCCGCCCCGGCCGCGCCGGCCCAGCCACCATCAACCCTACCGCCCGCGCCGCCGCAGGCCACGCAGCCGCCGCTGTTCGACCCCCAGGTGCTGGCCGCGCTGCCGATGGTGGCCGATGGCTCCGATCCCGCCTTCATGGCCCATGTGCTGTCCTCGTTCCTGATCGACAGCCGCCAGACCCTGGCGCACTGGAGC
This portion of the Aquabacterium sp. OR-4 genome encodes:
- a CDS encoding response regulator; the protein is MSMRFKDLPIRTKLLVCIGLAAAIGLVLNLLLFTAADLRSRRAAVESQLASIAAIVAETSAAPIRFDDAEAAQATLAGLSARPEILEARITLPDGRVFALHPRRAPRAARGASAAPITTAPQHADDDGHHLHLRHPVRQDGEVIGEVLLVADLAGARRDTLASLGMASLSSLLAFAVAMALAVRMQRSISQPLLQLAQTADAVAADGDHGRRVQLDQRDEVGELAARFNAMLGELEARENELEQHRDRLEQQVEQRTTQLRTAKEQAEAANVAKSRFLANMSHEIRTPMNGVIGMADLLQATSLTETQRRYADSLRQSAESLLALLNDVLDLSKIEADKLELVDEPYSPAQLLEQATLLFAPQAAQKGLALVCRLGPGVPDFVRGDGHRVRQILTNFLNNALKFTDSGQIVIALESLVAEPDAGPWASADPAGRRLRLSVTDSGIGVAPAAQARLFQRFMQADNTTTRLYGGTGLGLVICRELADRMGGQVGLASAAGQGSSFWVELAERECAPPPGQVAPPRGRVPAGTRVLLGVRHDATRAALAELLAAAGAQVLEAPGEVALDAALIAAPDAFGLVVIDSRLPAAGTDERLRALRQRCGTATRLVTLVPMHTGGDVALDEREADGVLLRPVTRSALAALLERLFAPRRPRRSGTQPAAAVPPRFDARVLLVEDAPLNREIATALLQGLGCRVTTADNGLQALARLAGDSRFDLVLMDCQMPEMDGYEAARAIRSREAAERAAGSTAAPLDIVALTANALSGDREACLAAGMDDYLAKPITAARLAEMLARHLQPPAQPQPQPQPQPQPQPQPAVAATVAALSAPAAPAQPPSTLPPAPPQATQPPLFDPQVLAALPMVADGSDPAFMAHVLSSFLIDSRQTLAHWSAALDGGDHKTALRGIHTLKSTCAQVGALALSALAAEGELRLRGGQLPGADWRERVGQTHAHTLQAIEAYLASPAAGRLGADLPLVS